In Alteromonas sp. RKMC-009, the genomic stretch GCGCTTGCTGGATATTTTCACAGTCACCGATTCACTGATGAGTGAACGGGTAAAAAGCAGTATGGCGTTATTAAAGCAACGGGGCGCAGCATTGGGAACACCCTCACAGGCTGGCGATGTGATGGTGAAAGAAACGATTTCCACGCAGCTTTTACTGGGCGAAAAACCGCAGGCGAATGATTTTACTCTGGTTGACGGGCTAACCAGCATTATGGGCGGCACGGCAACATTATTCAGTCGCCGGGGTGATGACTACATCCGCGTCAGTACAAATGTGATTAAAGACGGTCAGCGCGCAATTGGAACAAAACTCGCCCCTCAGGGCAAAGCCATGGCGAAAATCAAAAATGGCGAAGCCTATTACGGTGAAGTAGATATACTCGGTAATCCTTATCTGACCGGTTACGAACCCATGTTTAATAACGCCAGTCAGGTTGTCGGTATCTGGTATGTGGGGTACTCCGCTGATTTAAAACTGCTGGAAGAAGCCATCGCCCGCAGTCATATACTGGAAAAAGGGTTTGTTGCCCTGCGTGATGCAAAAGGCAATGTACGTATGCATTCTTCTCATGTGAACGAAAGTGACGTCAAAGCCGCCCTCTCCGGAGACGACAAATGGAATCTTACCGTTGTGCCATTCAGCCGCTGGGGCTACGACATCTTGCTGGCGGAATCAAACAGTGAGAAAACGTCCATGCTCAGCACCGCGCTTTTCATTTTGCTGATTAAAGTACTGGTGGCGAGTGGCATTATTCTTATCAGTCTGGTTATCCTGGTGAAACGTTATGTGGGTCAGCCTCTGGATGAGTTTAATCAGGTTGTCACCAGTTTGTCCGGCGGTGAAGGCGATCTGACTTTCCGCTTTGAAAACAAAAAGAATGATGAATTTGGCCGCATGGCACAGGCCTTCAATAAATTACTGGCACAATTGCAGTCCACGTTACAAAACGTCGACAGTGCCACTCAGGCTATGCAGTCTAAATCACAGGTGCTGAACAGAACAGCCACCAGCGCACAGAAAACCGTGAAATCCTTATCTGACGAAACCAGTGCGATCACCAGTGCCATCACTGAGCTGCAACAAAGCGCAGAAGCCGTCTCAGTAAATATTCATCATGCCAGCGATGCTGCAAATGCGGCCGACGCTGACACCCGTAACAGCGTTAATGTACTGAAAGCGACTATCAAAGACATAGAGAAACAGGCCCGGGAAGTGGATGCCTCAGTACAGG encodes the following:
- a CDS encoding methyl-accepting chemotaxis protein, translating into MSIKRRFLIAISIVIAVFTVIVGIVTSVSIKSDIDHQIQTQIDQTSKRLLDIFTVTDSLMSERVKSSMALLKQRGAALGTPSQAGDVMVKETISTQLLLGEKPQANDFTLVDGLTSIMGGTATLFSRRGDDYIRVSTNVIKDGQRAIGTKLAPQGKAMAKIKNGEAYYGEVDILGNPYLTGYEPMFNNASQVVGIWYVGYSADLKLLEEAIARSHILEKGFVALRDAKGNVRMHSSHVNESDVKAALSGDDKWNLTVVPFSRWGYDILLAESNSEKTSMLSTALFILLIKVLVASGIILISLVILVKRYVGQPLDEFNQVVTSLSGGEGDLTFRFENKKNDEFGRMAQAFNKLLAQLQSTLQNVDSATQAMQSKSQVLNRTATSAQKTVKSLSDETSAITSAITELQQSAEAVSVNIHHASDAANAADADTRNSVNVLKATIKDIEKQAREVDASVQVITDLARSSEEISGVMDVIRNIAEQTNLLALNAAIEAARAGEQGRGFAVVADEVRSLASRTQSSTEEIRVMIERLQQGSRDASERMQSNKDNAFATVEVTQKAGETLQKALSAVATITSLNQETASMATQQAAVSQDVSKRLNSIQQVGSENEQHAREVSDSCEALVEQIEQMREQLRRYRF